The sequence below is a genomic window from Micromonospora aurantiaca ATCC 27029.
CGTCGCCGAGACGGTACGCCGGCACGCCACCGTCGCCGTGTCCGCCCTCGCGGCACACCTGCCCACGTTGCGTGCCGCCGGCGAGGGCTACCGGCGGCTGCGGTCCCCCGTGACCGGCAGCCCGCTGTCGCGGCCCGTCGTTGCGTGAGCGAGAGGAGGCGCGGACATGCGAGTACTCATCACCTGCTTTGCCGTCGACAGCCACTTCAGCGGATGCGTGCCCCTCGCCTGGGCCCTGCGCACCGCCGGGCACCAGGTTCTCGTCGCCGGACAGCCGGCGCTCATCGAGGCCGTCGTGCGTGCCGGACTCACCGCGGCGCCGGTCGGCGTCGACCACGCCCACGATCAGATGCTCGCCAAGGTCGGCGCTGACATCCTCGCGCTGCACGACGACCGCGACTACCTGGAAAAGCGCCACGACAGGCTGGGCCTGGAGTTCCTCAGGGGCCACGAGACCGTGATGACTGCGCTGTTCTACTCCAAGGTGAACAGCGACTCGATGATCGACGACGTCGTAGACCTGGCCTACGGCTGGCAGCCGGACCTGGTGCTGTGGGAGCCGTTCACGTTCGCGGGTGCGGTCGCCGCCCGGGTCACCGGCGCGGCGCACGCCCGGCTGTTGACGATGCCGGACATGTTTCTCAGCACCCGTGAGCGACACCTGTCCATGCTCGACCGGCTACCTGCCGGGCGGCGCGACGACGTGCTCGCGTCCTGGCTCGACTCGACCCTTGCGCGCTACGGTCACGGCTTCGACGAGGAGATCGTCACCGGGCAGTGGTCCATCGACCCGATGCCCGAGGGCATTCGGATCGACACCCGGCAGCCGACCGTGCCGATACGCTACATCCCCTACAACGGCCAGGTGCCGTCGATCGTGCCGGACTGGTTGCGCGAGCCGCCCGGCAGGCCGCGTCTGTGCGTGACGCTCGGCATGACCGCCCGTACCAGCAACTGGTCGAACATGATCGCCATCGAGGACCTCTTCGAGGTCGTCGCGGAGCTCAACGTCGAGGTGGTCGCCACGCTCTCCGCCGAGGAGCAGGCCCTCGTGCCGGACGTGCCGGACAACGTCCGGCTGGTCGAACACGTGCCGCTCGACGTTCTGCTGCCGACGTGCGCCGCCGTCCTGCACCACGGGGGCCTGGGCACCTGGGCGACTGCTGCAGCGCTGGGCGTACCGCAGTTGTCGCTCGGATACATGTGGGACGCGGTCTACCGGGCCCAGCGCACCGAGGCGCTCGGTGCGGGACTGGCCCTGCACTCCTCCGACCTCACCCCGGCGAGGCTGCGCGGCCTCCTGGCCCGAATCCTCGACGAGGGCTCGTTTCGGCACCGGGCCGGACAGCTGCGCGAGGCCATGAGTGCGATGCCCTCGCCGAACGACGTGGTTCCAATGCTGGAGAAGCTCACCGCAGAGCGCGGGTGAGGCGCCGCAGCGCCGGCACCAGTTCGGCCGGTGCCG
It includes:
- a CDS encoding activator-dependent family glycosyltransferase, which codes for MRVLITCFAVDSHFSGCVPLAWALRTAGHQVLVAGQPALIEAVVRAGLTAAPVGVDHAHDQMLAKVGADILALHDDRDYLEKRHDRLGLEFLRGHETVMTALFYSKVNSDSMIDDVVDLAYGWQPDLVLWEPFTFAGAVAARVTGAAHARLLTMPDMFLSTRERHLSMLDRLPAGRRDDVLASWLDSTLARYGHGFDEEIVTGQWSIDPMPEGIRIDTRQPTVPIRYIPYNGQVPSIVPDWLREPPGRPRLCVTLGMTARTSNWSNMIAIEDLFEVVAELNVEVVATLSAEEQALVPDVPDNVRLVEHVPLDVLLPTCAAVLHHGGLGTWATAAALGVPQLSLGYMWDAVYRAQRTEALGAGLALHSSDLTPARLRGLLARILDEGSFRHRAGQLREAMSAMPSPNDVVPMLEKLTAERG